The following nucleotide sequence is from Trifolium pratense cultivar HEN17-A07 linkage group LG2, ARS_RC_1.1, whole genome shotgun sequence.
TACCTAAAATCAGTGGAAACGATCATCTTCCCTTCTCTGCTATGCTTTAGGCCATGCAATGCTTTATCTTTGTTACCCTTCTTCAATTCCAGTACTCTCATTTTGTTCCAATTTGCATTTCCTCGCATTGCTTACTCTTTCTGTTGTTTGAGATTCCTCTTTCTCCATGTCACGCGATCTCATTTCATCTCTATTCATTCACCCCTTGTCTCTCATTTGTGCTGTGTTGGGTGCGTTTAGATTACAAATAATAGTATAGGATTAGAGGATTATTTAAGTATATCTAAAGACATAAATATTGAATAAGCAATCGAAATATGATATGTTTAGATTGaattatttttgagcttattaaAGATAGTTCATGTAAACTAAGATATTGAGCTTAAGTGATCAATGAGTTCTTCCTAGAACCAATTGTTCGGAAGAATCCGAGTTttgagaataattttttgtcaaactcTGCATTACCAGCCCCCTTGTCTGGGAAgcaaaggttaaaaaaaaaaaaaaaagacgatAGTCTacgtaaataaataatattttatgttatttcatgAGTTCTCATTAACGAAAATTGTACACTCATATgctgtatttttataaactatcttgacaatcttataaataatacattaAGATTTAGTCTGATTTCTGTAAAACACTCTCAAATATGACTCTgacttataaatattttaaaaaggtcTTTGACTCTATTAAAATCAAGTTGATACCTATATTAGCTACTTACTGTTAATTAAGTCTCTATATTTTACAACTTAGTATCAATTTGTTTAGAAAATAGAAGTTGTCTCAGCCAACCTCTGCTCTTAATCCAAATTTATATTCTTACTACTATCTTAAGACAAACCAAAAACTATCAATGCATGAACAACTTGACCTGCCTAACCGTGTCTTAGGCAAAAAATGATACATCAATTTCTTTTCTCTCCTAAATTGTCTCTTATTTCTTTCAAACAATGTAAAATTTCAGGCTCAATATATGCATGCCTATTCAGTTTCTAAAAAACACACTCAATAGTGAACACTAATGCAAagcatttaatatattttgttaaccataaaatttaatagaaatCTAATACTACCCACCATCAAATTTTGAAGAGATGAAGTTGTGATTTATTTTGCTCTAGGGTTACATGTAATTTAATCTAAAAGTGGTGTCATGTTTCAACTGATAATTGTATTCATCAATGCTACCATCACTAGAAGTCTTAAAAACTTACCATTAGCACAAAACAAGTTATCAGTTCAAGCTATCAGACAGTGTTTCAACAATCTTATCTCAATGATAACAGAGAACATGTCGACAAGTCAAGAATATAGAGATGTTTGGCACAAGGTTGAGGTGAATTGTTATCTACAAAAACCAGatcacaagttttttttttcctttacaaAACTCGGGATCCGGCCTAAGGACAAACTAATAtgaggggaccaatcccaccgtccacttgCGAGGGACCCATTTAAAGTCAGAGCTTTCTGTATACATTACGCCAAATGTCAATTGAGAATTGAAGCACTTGAGTTTACAGTTTAGCAAAAggttaacatttttattttacattgtgTTGACTATTGTAATAGTTAAGATCAAATTCAATACAAAGGGTacttgagtaaaaaaaaaaaaacttcaaattccTCCAATTTGGAGGGGAGTTAAAACTAAACATTGACTTGGGAGGGATTTTGCTTCCCTTTGTCTCGCTCCCCTCCAAATATTGACAATTTTAGTGCATGTTAGGATTGGCAGTGAGTTTGGCAGAATCACCATATGATTTTGGGAAAATTTACAATTTAGTGCTTCAACAAAACCAAAATGTTACCGTTATTTTGTCAAATTCACTGTGATTTCACTCACGCACTTAATATAACTtgcataaatatttttaaatgaataaGCATTTGAATACACATTTTGACATTATAGATTCCTAGAGAAGCGTGTAATAGAAATCAAATGGCTTACCAAATCGGTTCCAAGTTCTAGAAATATATGATGCTTTTATCCTCctaaattttttcatttcatttatagTCTCTGATGTTAGTTCGACTAACAATTGACCAATAGAGTCCACGTTGCAGCTCCACTTGGACTAGAGTGTGACTTTGCTTCATATACTATCCTCCATTTTATGTACATTTATGCGAGAGATGATAGATTAACGAGATTCATTTAATAAGTGGATCCCACTAATGAGTCCCACTAGTCTTTTATTTGTGTCTAATTCTCTCATAAATAGACAACAAATGGAGGATAGTAAATAGAGCAAAGCCAAACTCCACGGACTATTTAAACCATTTTGGCCGTGCCCCCTAGAccattttaacataaaatggtCCAGATACATggtttattcaatgaacctagaaagttgttttttgcttatatttagaACCAGAGTAGTATCAAACAAAGAAATCAACTGTTGGCGAATATCCATGGCATAACCCACAAATTGGTATCATCAggtatcaaattttatttaaacaaattcaaaatgtaATTGATGGCATAGTGAATCCAAATCAATAATATTCACCAAAAGAGTTGATAATAACCATATAATGCCATTTAAAATTATGTTCCCAAAGTACTACTAATTCTTTGAAAGTtcaattgtaaaaataatttagttcAACTACATTTTTCAGACACTTAATTAATGATGCTCCCCCAAAAACAAGCAATTACACTCCCATTCATCGTGCTCGTGAGGGATATATAATAAGCTGTACCTTCCAAATTGATGAATCCTCACAATAAATTCTGGAGAAACTGCTTTTCCAACAACTTCAAAAGGGGATAAACTGAATGTGATATCATACAAAGAGTCAGCAATAGAATGCAAAGAACAACATTTGCTCCTGTATATTATTTAGCAGACACACAAAGCAGaagcaaaataaaatgaaatatacaACAATACCTTTTCTTCTAATTCTATATAATATTATTGTATAAATACTATTGTGTAattatgagagagagagagagagagagagaatgaaggAGGGAGAAGAAAGATATGAGAAAGAGCATAGTTATCGAGTAAAACTGAATGTTAAAATTTTTGTCTATGTAGTTATCGTGTAAAAAGTTTAGAGTTTTTCCTCTATCTCAcctatatataagatttatagtTTGTCCTATGAAGTCCCtcatttcttaaaagaaaaacaaactaaCACTAAGAAACGTAGACAAgccactaaaaaaataaattaatttggatAAACTTCTCAACAAACTCttacaaaataagaaaaattgaaaatatcttGAAATGACTACGAGTGTTTTAAATAATAGCTTCTCACAGTTGTCATGTAAGTTAAAATAGCTTTTACATCTCAATTGTTTAACAAACTTTCTCGTTGAAGTTGAACAAAAATGGCTATCAAATTATAAGGGCTTTTCTGTGAGTATAAAGAACCAAGTAATTCTCTTAACTGAAAAACCCTCATGAGTTATAAACTAGTGAGGACAGTAAATAAGTTGTGACATTGATATAAGAAAaagaacttcaaaagaaagaatgTCGAGAGTAGATTATGGAATATTATTAAACCATTATCTGTTCTTAAACTAGTTGTCATCTTTAAAAAGACtaattgtcaaaaataatatGTTGAACTTCAACCAAAACCCTTGATATGTCTCATGAGCGAACTGTCGACATAGTGGACTGATGAAAAGGAAAGTGAGTAACTTCTCAATTTCATTTAAATTGGCAGTAATGGTCTTCACTCTtcagtcaattttttttatccaaacgTCATTAGTTCAGTGTGTGCATGTGGGAGGAAGAGAGAGGATTTGAGAAAAATACCGATCAAACCATCTAATCCATGAGTAGAGAAAATTATCCACATTTTCTTGTTGACGTCTAACAAACAGCTCCACTAGCACCGCGCCTCCAATACACAGAACAGGTTCAGGTAGCTTGAATGTTTGCAACTTATTTTCCTGTATAATGTCACCAATgcatttcaaatttcataaacACGCATAGAATACATTATACTAATAAATGCAGTTCAAAAGCGATAAATTTCAAATCCCAGCTTGTTATATTCAGAAGGTCGCGTGAGGTTTCACCAATTAACACCTAAAGTACGCCTACATAGCATTGAAATTAGTCCCTGAGGGGAGTTTGGTCGAATAGAACAATTctgtgtatgtatgtatgtgcgCGTGCCTGCGCAACTAATAAACTGTAAGATATAGTCTTTgagtttaatatttaaaattatatatcgTGAATATgactgtgtgtgtgtgtgtactagGATACCTACAGAGGGAAAATAAATTCAAACCAAAACAAGAATTGCATGTATAAATGGATAACAcctagaaagaaagaaacaaattagATTAATCGCAAACACTTTTTAAGTCATTTGAAATGATAAAAGGAGAATATGCAAAACCTGTATGTTCATAGTCCAACTCACCTGAGACATTGGAAATATCGGTGAAGTATATCTCCATTCGTATTTCCTACAAAAAGTCAATGAATCATCAACAGCAGTCATTGATTCTATTTCCTCACCGCGTCTCCGATAACCCAATCTAATCCGGATAGCCTTAGTTGTATACATGGGCAAGCCACTATCATAATATGCTGACAGCAATCACAAATTTTGTTAGCTGAAGAAAAAGTACAGGATCAtcaacatcaaatatttttcagTTTAAATTGATATATAATTCACAGAGCTAACCTTGGAATGGTTGGACATTAATCTCCGTAACAAGACATAAATTTGAACACAGCCGATACACCAAAGTCTCGTGTGGTGGGTCATTTTCAGTTTCGTCCCTTGGCTCCAATGTATTTGCAATTCCTTTAATGAAGTGTTCGATGCAATTTTTCTTCATAGGAGTGAAACCAAAAGCTAGGTGCGCATAGAGTTTATGATTTCTCTTAAGACAGTCCCATTTTGTATAATAATGCTTACGCTTGTCGCTATCAGGTTCAATCATGTAGTACTCAATGCTAGGAACAACACCAGATACCTCAGGAATCATTTTCAAGCATAGTTGCTTGCAGAGGCCATTCTCAATAACTGCAAAATATTTAGATTTCataattttatcatttgaaCAGAAAATAAAGCTAAAGAACATTGAGCAAATCAACGACTTGTATATTATCAAATGAGGAAGAAACAAATGACATATTTTTACAGGACAAGCCAATAAAGCATTAGAGAAGTTTAACTTTTAGAAGTAAGCcatcacaattcacaaactTAATATAACATACATAAAAACTTTCCAACTAAATAAGCCTTTAGAAAATAATCACATAATAAAATCATAGCACTGCAAGTAATAAAACTCAAATATCATACCAAAATGTTCCCAGGAGCTACAAACAGCTGAgacacgaacaaggtcaccaggATCATCCAAACAGGAGAACACCTTTATTGACAAGTCAGGTCCGAGCCATTGGATAAAATCCATGCTGGTTTTCATACTAGACATATTCTGAAGTATCAGAGCCTGATTGCAAGCAGACGTAGTCTATTAATAACTGCAGAACAGCTACAGCTCAAAGCTGACAATAGTGATATCAAAAAACACAAACTAAAAAACTTGACAAACTTGGCCATTTTGAAGATAAATTCTGCAAGCACTCCATAGATTAATTTTTTAGGATTTCAAGGAAAATTGCACATTAATGAATTGAAATCAGTTTCTTCTTTAAAAAGAAACGgaacgaaaaataaaaaataacaaaagttgAAAACTTTGGCAATCCCTAAAACAAGATTAGCAGATATCACCTGAGGAAAATTATAAACCTAATAAAATTGTGTCACTTGAGAAATCACGAAACCAAAGaacgaaaaataaaataagggcGGTCAAATACGGCTGATGTGGGTTCAAACCATGGCATCGTGGGTACAAACACAGTCACAAGCAGtattttcaataaatattttgcaTTGATGACCAAATCAACCTAAATCTAAATCCAAATACAAAGATACGGAAGAGAGACATTCAACGGAGAAGGAAATTCATGCATGCATCCAGAAAACGTAAAGCTACAATGTTGCACACAGAAACTATGAACACACATATTGCTACGCATCGACAGGAAAAAGAGATGTGTACATAAACAgatgaaagatgaaaaggaattACCTTTCAGCAAAGAGAGTCTGAATGATAAGAGAAGAAACCCGAGAAAGTGAGAGAGCAAACGGAAGCAGATGAATGACAAAGGATTTAGAATTGTAGTGTCTTAAGGGCAACAAATTCTTCTAGATCGATGACGTATCCCTCACAAAAACAACTGGTGGTTTTTTTTCTCTACTTTTTTATGTACTTTATCAGAAAAAATGTAATGGACATAGATATGGGCAGCGTACATTGTACGCGGTGTActacttttaatttatatattcctTGAATGGGCAGCGTACAATGTACGCGATGTATCGATGCACAATCTTGTAATTATCATTGGatcttaatttttcattttttatttagtgGCGGTACATATATTTCTATCTCTTAATCATCGTCGCATAGAAATTTTGTTGAATTTGTATTCATAGACATATTCAATATATGGACTATGGAATTAGGACCATATCGCCTTTCCCAATTCCTCCTCTATTCACCTCTAATTCCGGCCACATCTTCTCCAAAAGTATTGAACACCCTTGTCTGCAGTGATTTATGCTCAGCCATTTGTCGCAATCTCTCAGTTATGTCTTGAACCTCTGACGATCTTGCcttaatcataaaaaatttgCACTTAAAAACGTGTCGCATCCTCTCTTTATCTACCTCCCATCTCTTCTGCCCTACCCTATGTCAATCCAAACCACTTCTTACCGCATAAGACACACCCTTTTTTGGTTGGAGAATTCATTTTTCGTCATTGTTTTGTATGAACTTTGGATTCAATAACCGCCATTGCTCAATATAGCCCCCATTCACACTTACAATGTAGAGATCAGTATTATAATCTCTCTTCTTAGAAAACATTTTCATGATTGGTTCATtctttaaaatttcatatatttttttaaaatgaccaATTTATAACGTGATTAAATTAATTTACTCAAAGATGGAAACTTGATCTAGTAACTCCCTCATCAAACCTACCTACAAAAGTAGAACCCCAAACACACTTAACATTAATTAGACACCAAACATCCTCATAGAAAATGTTTATCAAAACAGCAATAATATTAGAATAAAGTCTGACTTTAATTGGGGCctccgcaagtgggcggtgggattggtccccttggattagtcggtcctaaggccggataccaagttttcaaaaaaataaaataatattagaatgTATGTATGTTAGAAACCACAAGCCAGTAACCCTCAAGAACactaaaattttacaacaacCCTAGTCTCATGTTATCTTAAAAACGACAAGTAATCAGAACAAAAATACACTAATAAAACACTAATTAATCCTCTCTCTTGAAGGATAAACTCATAAAATCAATACCAACTACTAACAAATTTAATAACACAAAAAACTTTCTTAGTTCCCTTGATTTACATAAAATGATCTTATATTACCCAAGAGCACTTAGATGAAATGGCGCAagtctcttctagcttaaccaaGGTCTTGGACTTGATCCCTGACTTGGGCATGCAGTAGTGTTAAAACTAATGTAAATGGGCATAAATTAAGGTACTCTCCCTCAAATGGAGTACTTGTGCATCATAGGTTAAAACTCTTAACGAGAGTTTGCCCCTCATTTGCCTCCCACTAAGGATTAGTCTCTGCCCAGAGGATACGCCGattacaccaaaaaaaaatcctatatTTAGGTAGGGAggtaatattaatttaatgtaatagaagcaacaaattctcaaacaaacaacaaaatacttaaaaaatgaaaacatatagaaggaaattatatatatacaatgaTACCTAAAATCAGTGGAATCGAAGGAGAATTTGTATGAATTATACCTAAAATCAGTGGAATCGATCATCTTCCCTTCTCTGATGTGCTTTGGGCACAGGCAATGCTTTATCTCTGTATCCCTTCTTCGATTCCAGTATTCTCATGTTTGTTCCAATATGCATTTCCTCGCATCGCTCACTCTTTCTGTTGGGCGATTCCTCTTTCGCCATTTTTGTTCCAAAAATATTCATTCACCCCTTGTCTCTCTCTTTTCTGCTGCATTTAGAACGGTGTGTCATGTCAACATTTCCTAACAAATTtctaaaaacataaatattgaATAAGCAATTGAATTAGTATAAGGttggaatgattttttttgtcagaaAATTAAATGTTACAAGTTCcgcattggctagagatatgacatagatagcctttataagtgtagtgcaaacctcaactctcaagatAGCTTTTGTGGTGAGTATAAgtctctcaaattctaataagGTACCGGAGcttatcctagatccatttgttgttttttgCGGAGACctcttgttcagttctggatgTGAGGAGTGTGTTAGAAGTatcacattggctagagatatggcatagatagtctttataagtgtagtgcaaacatcaactctcaagctagcttttgtggttgagtatatgcctctcaaattctaatattaaatatgataacttttttaaccaaacgatcttaattcatatcattaaccaATAAATGTTTAATACATGAGGTAATAATCTCAAATTTATGGAAATTAGCCCAAACATTGGCCGCCCTAACAAAGTTAACCTCAAACATGACATAAGAAGATGACAAACATAACCTCAAAGTTTACGTAAGAAAATGTtataagaagaataatgtcgttaacaattaaactaaatttcgAATTTCCTCGTGTTCTCGAACGGATAGCATCAACCAACAACTTTGAGTCAGTTTTAAATTGAACTTGCTCAAATCCACGTTGGATAGCCTCTTTCATAGCATGTAATAGTGCACATTCTTCGTCTTTCACTATGGAATAAAAAGGTTGCTGTCATTGAGTCAAGTCGGCCACAAATTGAACTTGCTTCCATTAAATATGATAGtttgaaatatgattttttgtgtttttttttacataagttttattggaaaatgtaaaaatatatatatatatatatatatatatatatatatatatatatatatatatatatatatatatatattggttattgattataagaaaaagaagagagagtaaattaaatgcaacacacaacataaaaaaaaacataacaataataccggtaaaggaaaggaaagaaagTTGTGATGTAGCCTGGACTCGCGGTGGTGCAATCGACTAATTTAGAGTCGTGATGCCACCATCTAATGTCGGTGGTTCAACGGTTGTTCTGCCGATCGACCCCAACTAGGGTAGCTTCACCGTATGCCGTCAGTCAATGTCAATTCCGACGACGGAGGAACAAAGTGGAAACAACAAAAAGCGGCGAAAGTCGTGCTTGCATAACGGTGCAAAAGCATATATTCAATCTTCTGGTTTGTGGCCGCCACCAAAGCAGGGAAATGAAATGCCATGACTATTGGCTTCAATTGCCTTGCATTTAGATCCAAAATGGATTGTTGATCTCTGTGTTATGTATTGTTGAAAGTTTCCCACGATCCGGACTCACCAGGATCTGATTCGGTCTCCTATGTTCGACAGGATAAGTGCGTAGATACTTCGTGTTGACGGTAGTAGTCGT
It contains:
- the LOC123905923 gene encoding F-box protein At4g00755-like, whose protein sequence is MSSMKTSMDFIQWLGPDLSIKVFSCLDDPGDLVRVSAVCSSWEHFVIENGLCKQLCLKMIPEVSGVVPSIEYYMIEPDSDKRKHYYTKWDCLKRNHKLYAHLAFGFTPMKKNCIEHFIKGIANTLEPRDETENDPPHETLVYRLCSNLCLVTEINVQPFQAYYDSGLPMYTTKAIRIRLGYRRRGEEIESMTAVDDSLTFCRKYEWRYTSPIFPMSQENKLQTFKLPEPVLCIGGAVLVELFVRRQQENVDNFLYSWIRWFDRLSPFEVVGKAVSPEFIVRIHQFGSTNERQGVNE